In Aethina tumida isolate Nest 87 chromosome 2, icAetTumi1.1, whole genome shotgun sequence, the DNA window GTAATTACTGTAATTAAACTGATCATCGTTTTAattaccattattttattatggattatttcaaataattacttagttatttagtttttctgaatgaatgaatttaattttaaatgtctatTTCTGCATccatattaatgttattattcatTCATAATCTTGATGATATAACTGCGTTGAGTAAAATCAATACAACatctaaattgaatttatttgaaaacagtAATTGacttctattattaaaataaacatttacgtAAACGAAACACTttgtaattaaacaacattttatagCCATTACCAATCCCTTACTACTAAAAAAGACGTTGATTGATATTGCGccgtatttattatgtaaattttatttataataataaaacatgggTACAGTTATTTCGGTTGcacaatattattagaaaacgtataaaaaatcctcttaaaaaaataccttTCCCATGCGAGTAAAAGTTCGCTGACGCAaccacaattaatttatttcgttttgcTAGATACGATTTTCAAAAAACCCCCATCATGTCCACGTACCTGGTGGCTGCTGTTATCGGGGAGTACGACTACGTGGAGGACAAATCGTCAGATGGAGTTTTGGTTAGGGTGTACACGCCCAAAGGCAAGAAGGAGCAGGGTTTGTTCGCCCTGGAAGTGGCGACCGAAGTGTTGCCCTACTACAAGGACTACTTTAACATCGCCTATCCGCTCCCCAAAATCGATTTGATCGCCATCGCCGACTTCAGTGCCGGCGCCATGGAGAACTGGGGACTCGTCACCTACAGGtaactgttaaatttattgttattttgaaatagacTACCAATATGGATAAcgcatgaatattaatattctgtcGTTGATTCTTCACGTGGCCAGAAGTGATTTACTGTCACCAATTAACATACAAACGGTTATGCAACTGGTGCTGTCACTAATTTGTATCAATCAAGGTAGCCGGCTAATCGATTTgagtgaataatattaattggtttcttaatgtaatgtgttttttgTAGGGAAACTTGCCTGTTGGTCGACCCACAGAACACCTCGGCGGTGAGCAAGCAATGGATCGCTCTGGTCGTAGGCCACGAGCTGGCCCATCAGTGGTTCGGCAATCTGGTTACCATGGAATGGTGGACCCATCTCTGGCTGAACGAAGGCTACGCCTCGTTCGTCGAGTTTTTGTGCGTGAACTATCTGTTTCCCGAGTACGACATCTGGACCCAGTTCGTCAACGATTCGTATATCAAAGCTCTGGAGCTGGATAGTTTGAAGAACTCGCACCCCATTGAGGTGCCGGTGAACAATCCGTCCGAAATCGACGAGATCTTTGATGACATCAGCTACAACAAGGGTGCATCGGTGATCCGGATGTTGCACCACTACATCGGCGACGCCGATTTCCGCAAGGGCATGCATTTGTACCTGACTAGGCACCAGTACAAGAACACCTTCACTGAAGACTTGTGGGCTGCTTTGGAAGAAGCCAGCAACAAACCGGTGGGCGATGTCATGTCCACCTGGACCAAACAGATGGGTTTCCCCGTTGTAACTGTGGAACAAAAGAGCTGCGCCGAAGGAGGCGTTACCCTTTCGTTGTCGCAAAGCAAATTCATCGCTGACGGTTCCAAGCCCACTGAGGAGTATCTGTGGATGATCCCCATTTCCATTTCGACCTCCAAGAATCCGGGTAAGGAGGCCATCAGCACCGTGCTCAGCACCAAGCAGGCTGATGTGCATATAGCGGACGTTGGACCAAACGACTGGATTAAAATCAATCCAGGAACCATAGGCTTCTACAGGACCCAATATCCTCCTGAAATGCTGGAGAAGTTGATCCCCGCCATTCGCAACAAATCTTTGCCACCTTTGGATAGATTGGGTTTGCTAGATGACTTGTTTGCGATGGTAAAGGCTGGGCATACCAGCACAGTCGAAGTGCTCAAGATGCTTAGGGCGTACGAAGACGAAACTGATTACAACGTCTGGTCCTCCATCTCTAACATCTTGGGCAAACTGGGACAACTCATGAGCCACACCGAGTTCGAGGATGCTTACAATCAGgtgaaacatttaataatagtttcgTCCAACACATCATTAAGACTAATTAAATTCTCACGTATATCAACAAACAATTACGTCCGCCGGTGCCCCAACTCGAATTATGCAAATCcctgttttatataataaaccaGTAAACAACAATCTAACGGGAAACGAAACGCACGCTCGTCCGATCATTGTACATTGAAAGCGATCAATTAATTACGCCCGTTTACCGTAATAAATCGCCAACCGTACTTTCTAATCTGATATTGTTCTTTGTGTACGGGGCGGCATTTGCAAATTGGGCGTCGCGCGTACAAAACAGGTTGAGCGGCGCGTGCGTTTTTTTCCTCGCCGAAGATTCAATTTACATTGCAcgcattaacataattaaatgatcGTAACAATGTCGAGAGAGCCGTTTGTGCACGTGCTATCTAGcttcattaatattcataatggCGTAATTAATACATCTTGTAAAAGGGGATAGTGCCGATGAATTATGTACGAACGACGTTCTcggaattttttatatgtaatggCTCAttgtttattgatattattgcATGATTTACACAGATTGCACTGGCGGTTTTTTTTCGTTGTGCAAGgtgtatgtaaaaataattactagatAATTGATTACATAGTTCCTGTTGCAAGTAGTTCACAcgtagataaatatttatgcgaAGTGCCTTCCAAAATAAACAGGATTTGTGGAATAATAGGGCATTTTGTGGAGGTAGCTCCCATATGCGATCATTACCTTGTGGCATTATGTTTAATCACTATCAAAATGATCAAACATTGCTCAGAATTCAACATTTGAAGAATATCATTGATTAGgtccaaaagaaaaaaaatacaacaagaACTCCAGAAGATCAAATGTCCTGAATTTTGATTAGAAATTTTTCTGAAcaaattttgatcatttttgtactaataaaataaaaatgcagtCTTCAAAACATAGGAAATCCAGAGAACCAAATgtcatgaaattttgtttgaaagcTTGTCtcctcaatattttttgaatttttgtacaaataaaacaaaaatagttcTTCAAATCACAGAAATTTCAGAGTTCAAACTCTTCTAAAAAGAAGAGTTTGAACTCCCtccttgttaatatttttttgaatgttaaattctgaacaatttttgattattttcgtactaatgaaataaaaatacagccTTCAATCACACAATTTCCGGAGGgccaaattttatgaattttgattaGATGCTTTTCTTGTTATTCGCCtccttattgaaattttttgaagGTTGAATTCTGGGgaatttttgataacttttttgtaataatgaaacaaaaatactgTCGTCAAAACAGAAATTTTAGAGGAACAAATGTCATGACTTTTTTATTGGAAGCATTTCTTTTTTTCGTCTCCTTTATAATAGCaatttttgatcatttatgtactaatgaaataaaaatacagtcTTCAAAACAGTGGAACTTCAGAAAGGTTGAATTCTgaacaaattttgatatttttgtactaataaaataaaaatatagtcttCAAAAGACAGGAATTCCAAACGgccaaatatcataaaattttgattgaaagcttttcttcattttctcctcaatatttttttaaggtaaaattttactaatgtgctaataaaacaaaaatacagtCGTCAAATCACAGAATCTCCAGACCACCAAATGTCATGAATATTGATTAGAAttagattttcttctttttcgcctccttaataatattttttggaggATGAATTCTAGGGAACTTGATAACTTTTTActaatgaaacaaaaacagaACTAAATATCATATGGGTGGTACTATCAGAAAAGGCTCTGTGACAAAAGTCCCGTACatgtatcaataattaaaatattgatcttTTCCAGTACCAAAAAAATCTGCTGGACAAAGTATACGTCCGCCTTGGTTGGAATTTAAAATCTGGCGAGACTCACCTGGACACCCTACTACGCGGCTTGGTGCTGGGTCGTTTGGCCTGGCTCGACCACGAGCACTCGACCAAAGAGGCGCGTGAACGCTTCGAAGCCCACGTCAAGAACGAGAGCAACCTGCCGGCCGACCTGAGGAGCGCTTGCTACAAAACGGTGTTGCGTGCCGGCGGCAAAGAGGAGTTTGACACGTTGCTGAAGCTGTACAGATCCACCGATCTGCACGAGGAGAAGGACAGGATCAGCAGGGCGCTGGGCGCCGCCAAAGATGTGGAGTTGCTGCTCAAAGTCCTCGAGTTCGCCATGTCGGTAAGTACTAATAAACGGTACaagttaattattgttttattctaattgCCCACAATTTTAGGCTGAGGTTCGTTCTCAAGACACGGTCTTCGTAATCATTTCCGTGGCATTGACCCGTTTGGGCCGTGAATTAGCCTGGCAGTTCTTCAAGGACAATTGGTCGAAGATCGTGGAAAGATTCAGCGGATACCTGCTCACCAGACTGGTGAAATACCTGACTGAAAGTTTCGCCAGCGAGGAAAAGTCCCGTGAAGTCGAGGAGTTCTTCAAGGAACACAAGTCGCCTGGCACCGAAAGAACCGTGCAACAAGCCATCGAGACCATACAGTTGAACACGGCGTGGCTCAAGAGGGACTCCGAGGCCATACGCAAATACCTCACCTCGTAATTGTACTTACATGTacttaattctttatattttgtatacttaaaagttttttaacgGTAAATCATGCCAGTGACTGTAcctagtttattaattttagaatttttgtaattgtttacgattaattatatataaaagtatttgtttcatattcagttgtaaaaatatattgttgaaaaaataaatgtgtgttttaatttcaCCATAATCCACCATGACATCATAGGCACTCGTAAATGTTGATAAgttattagattaaattataaccCTTGAGCAATCAACGTTATCACcatttaaatccttttatataattactagAATTTCATACATACGTGTGTCTATGAACCATTAAAATATgtctaatgaaaatatatttcaaagacTGCCAAAAAACATAAAGCCTTCCCAGTATGAAATTCATTTGAGGCCAAATTTGACTTCTCTCACATTCTCGGGAAcaacatcaattaaaattacggtattcaattaattaacatcaattaataaaacccattaacgtttatttatagataCTGGAACCGACTGATCAAATTATCCTGAACGCTATAAACCTCAACTTCGATTCCGTCCGACTCGAAGGCAAAGAAAATCGCAACCCCACTAAAACCATTTTCTGCTCCGATGACGAAAGAGCAATAATCAAATTCAACGAAAAAATCGAGGAGGGCGAATACAACCTCAACATCACCTTCAACGGTACAATAAGCGACTCCTTAAGAGGATTCTATCGCAGCAAATACGTCGGAGAAGATGGAACACAAAAATACGCGGCCGTTACACAATTCTGTGCAACCGACGCCAGAAGTTGCTTCCCTTGCTGGGACGAGCCGGCCATCAAGGCGACATTCAATATCAGTTTAACAGTGCCTAAGAATCTTACCGCCTTGTCTAACATGCCTGTGATACAAAGTAGAGACGAGTCCAACGAATTGATCAGGTAAAATGGTGTTATTTTTGTTGCCCATGTACTAATTGGTATTTTCAGATATGATTTCGATAAAACCCCGGTTATGTCAACCTACTTAGTGGCCTTTGTCATTGGTGAATACGACTACGTTGAGAAAACATCTTCTGATGGTGTTTTGGTACGTGTATACACACCTAAAGGAAGAAAGGAACAAGGTTTATACGCGTTGGATGTAGCAGTCCAAGTTTTGCCTTTCTATAAAGACTACTTCAACACCGCATATCCACTGCCAAAAATAGATTTGGTGACGGTTGCAGACTTCAGTTTTGGAGCTATGGAAAACTGGGGCCTTGTAACTTACCGGTAATTTTTTCTGGAGTCAATAAacctttgtttattttactaataattttgcagTGAAACCCGTTTATTAGTCGATCCGGAAAACACGTCAGAAATGAACAGGCAAGCCGTTGCAATGGTGGTGGGTCACGAACTAGCCCATCAATGGTTTGGCAATTTGGTCACAATGGAATGGTGGACCCACCTTTGGCTGAACGAGGGTTTCGCTTCCTTCATTCCAAACTTATGCCTGGACAAACTATTTCCGGATTTCCACGTTTGGGTTCAGTTCATAGACACCTACAACAAAGCCCTAGAATTGGACGGCTTGAGGAATTCCCATCCCATCGAAATTCCCATTAACAATCCGTACGAGTTGTTTGAGATTTTTGATGCTATTAGTTACAACAAAGGGGCGTCAGTGATACGAATGTTGCACAGTTATATTGGCGATTGTGATTTTCGCAAAGGCATGAACTTGTACTTGACGAAGCACATGTATCAAAACACGTGCACGGAGGATCTGTGGAACGCTTTGGAGGAGGGGAGCGGAAAGCCGGTTAGTAAAATCATGCCCAGTTGGACCAAGCAGATTGGGTATCCCATGATATCTGTGTCGGTAGCACCTGCTGAAAGTGGAGTTCTATTAACCTTTACTCAGGATAAATTCACCTCCGACGGTTCTGACCCTCCTGAGGAATGCTCATGGATTATACCTATTGATGTGACTACTGCAAAAAATTCTGTAGTTAGTACATTGTTGGAGGCTAAGGAATGTTCTCTTTTCATCCCGGATGTCACCATAGATGAATGGATAAAAGTGAACCCATTGAGTAACGGTTTTTATAGAGTGAAGTATCCTGAAGACATGCTGGCGAAATTGATTCCCGCTGTTAGAGAACAAACTTTATCCACTATTGACAggttaagtattttaaacgaTTTGTTCGCAATGGTTAAAGCTGGACACGCCAACACggtgcaaattttaaaaattttaaaggcaTACGAAGGGGAAATGGACTTTAATATATGGGcgtccattttaaatattcttggaAGTTTGGGAAAACTTTTAGCCAGCACTAATTACGGACCCGACTTCAATAAGGTAATTTCTTAGAAAATAACTATTGCATGaattaaatggattttttcAGTATCAAAAAGAGTTGTTGAAAACAATATCTGGTCGAATCGATTGGGAGGAGAAGCCAAACGAGACTCATTTGAAGAAACTTCTTCGAGCCACTATTTTGGCAAGATTGGCAAGTTTAGGTGACGAAAATGTGATTCAAGAGGCACGCAAACGGTTTGAAGCTCACGTAAAATGTGAGAAAACTTTGCCGGCCAACCTACGAAGTGTGTGTTATAAGGCTGTGATCCGCTGTGGAGGTAATAAGGAATATGATACGCTGTTAGGACTTTACCGGTCTACGGATTTACATGAAGAAAAAGAACGAATAATTGGTGCTTTAGGGTCTACTGTTAGCCCCAGATTGTTGTCAAACACTTTGGCGTTTGCCATGACTGTacgtgtaattaatatatttatttatttgtttctaactgaaattttttagGATGAAGTGCGTGCTCAAG includes these proteins:
- the LOC109599941 gene encoding puromycin-sensitive aminopeptidase isoform X1, encoding MSNSLMRNGVALARRAAKTGVLPTVPLHGQQKSGFRANRPLPLPLARTRNGSRCVHSVVVSVGRSGFDFRRSSDFSCSASNRFSSSCAAQTAGNKMPEGKPFERLPKSVRPIHYRLELVPDLKLLTFRGVVSIRIEVVQATDQIVLNALDLQLDSVTVKGDKELKPEVQLCAEEEVARFKFNTTLQPAEYDLDIIFKGEINDKMKGLYRSKYVNEKGEETYAAVTQFESTDARRCFPCWDEPALKATFDISLTVPKDLVALSNMPVKNSTPEGDLIRYDFQKTPIMSTYLVAAVIGEYDYVEDKSSDGVLVRVYTPKGKKEQGLFALEVATEVLPYYKDYFNIAYPLPKIDLIAIADFSAGAMENWGLVTYRETCLLVDPQNTSAVSKQWIALVVGHELAHQWFGNLVTMEWWTHLWLNEGYASFVEFLCVNYLFPEYDIWTQFVNDSYIKALELDSLKNSHPIEVPVNNPSEIDEIFDDISYNKGASVIRMLHHYIGDADFRKGMHLYLTRHQYKNTFTEDLWAALEEASNKPVGDVMSTWTKQMGFPVVTVEQKSCAEGGVTLSLSQSKFIADGSKPTEEYLWMIPISISTSKNPGKEAISTVLSTKQADVHIADVGPNDWIKINPGTIGFYRTQYPPEMLEKLIPAIRNKSLPPLDRLGLLDDLFAMVKAGHTSTVEVLKMLRAYEDETDYNVWSSISNILGKLGQLMSHTEFEDAYNQYQKNLLDKVYVRLGWNLKSGETHLDTLLRGLVLGRLAWLDHEHSTKEARERFEAHVKNESNLPADLRSACYKTVLRAGGKEEFDTLLKLYRSTDLHEEKDRISRALGAAKDVELLLKVLEFAMSAEVRSQDTVFVIISVALTRLGRELAWQFFKDNWSKIVERFSGYLLTRLVKYLTESFASEEKSREVEEFFKEHKSPGTERTVQQAIETIQLNTAWLKRDSEAIRKYLTS
- the LOC109599941 gene encoding puromycin-sensitive aminopeptidase isoform X2; translation: MSNSLMRNGVALARRAAKTGVLPTVPLHGQQKSGFRANRPLPLPLARTRNGSRCVHSVVVSVGRSGFDFRRSSDFSCSASNRFSSSCAAQTAGNKMPEGKPFERLPKSVRPIHYRLELVPDLKLLTFRGVVSIRIEILEPTDQIILNAINLNFDSVRLEGKENRNPTKTIFCSDDERAIIKFNEKIEEGEYNLNITFNGTISDSLRGFYRSKYVGEDGTQKYAAVTQFCATDARSCFPCWDEPAIKATFNISLTVPKNLTALSNMPVIQSRDESNELIRYDFDKTPVMSTYLVAFVIGEYDYVEKTSSDGVLVRVYTPKGRKEQGLYALDVAVQVLPFYKDYFNTAYPLPKIDLVTVADFSFGAMENWGLVTYRETRLLVDPENTSEMNRQAVAMVVGHELAHQWFGNLVTMEWWTHLWLNEGFASFIPNLCLDKLFPDFHVWVQFIDTYNKALELDGLRNSHPIEIPINNPYELFEIFDAISYNKGASVIRMLHSYIGDCDFRKGMNLYLTKHMYQNTCTEDLWNALEEGSGKPVSKIMPSWTKQIGYPMISVSVAPAESGVLLTFTQDKFTSDGSDPPEECSWIIPIDVTTAKNSVVSTLLEAKECSLFIPDVTIDEWIKVNPLSNGFYRVKYPEDMLAKLIPAVREQTLSTIDRLSILNDLFAMVKAGHANTVQILKILKAYEGEMDFNIWASILNILGSLGKLLASTNYGPDFNKYQKELLKTISGRIDWEEKPNETHLKKLLRATILARLASLGDENVIQEARKRFEAHVKCEKTLPANLRSVCYKAVIRCGGNKEYDTLLGLYRSTDLHEEKERIIGALGSTVSPRLLSNTLAFAMTDEVRAQDMPSVILSVATSLVGRKLAWNHFKQHSKKISERTSTVLLTRLVKTLVQDFASEEMALEVEEYFSTNPLPGTERSIQQAVETIRLNSKWLKRDSDSIRIFLKEC